The Marinitoga hydrogenitolerans DSM 16785 genome includes the window ACCTTAAAAATGTACGAAATCACCAATGCTGAAAATAATACATATAAAATTCCTTTCTTGAATTTCAGAGGAACTCCTACAGGATTGGATATAAAGAAAGTTGTGGAAAAAGGAATACTACCAAGAATTAATACAGGTATAGCTCATAAAGAGCCAGGTATAGGTCAAGTTGGTGCAGGATTGACCTATCCACCTATGAACATATTTATAGATGCATTGGAAGCATTTGTAAAAGAATATCTTTGAAAAGGGGGAAAAAAAGATGGCAGGTATTAAAGTGTATGACTTAACTCAAAAGATAGGTATTACAACACCACCATGGCCAGGTTATGAGCCAATGAAATTATGGTATTTCAAAAGAATGATGCTTCAAAAAGTTAATGGACAAATAGTTCAAACAAGTATGCATAACGGAACTCATTTAGACGGGCAAAGACATTTCATGACAGGTGGAAGAGATATTGCATCATTACCATTAGATGGATATTTATTTAGTGAAGGTGTAATTTTAGATATTTCTAAAGAAGTTGGTGATTTTGATATTTATACACCTGAAACATTATTAAAAGTTGCAAAAGAGAACAATTTAGAAATCAAAAAAGGCGACATTATAATCATTAATACTGGTTATCACAAATACGCATGGGATCAACCAGAAGCAAATGAAAACAAATATTATTACTTCCATCCAGGACCAGATCAAAGATTCGCCGATTGGTTAAAGGAAATGGAAATTAAATGGGTTGGTGTTGATTGCGGTTCTGCTGATCATCCAATGAATACCATATTAAGAGATTATAGACCTGAATTTGCCGCTATGGCTGATAAACATTTCAGAGAAAAATATGGAAAACCTTTAGATGAATACTTTACAGATGAAACATATCAATTAATGCATATTGATTTATTCCCACATTTAATATTACATGCAGAAAATATTGGTGGGGACATTGATAAAGTATTAAACAGAAGAATGTACATTGGTATATTCCCATGGAAATTAGTAGATGGTGAATCAAGTATTTCTCGTGTTGCAGCATTTGAAATTGAAGAATAATCCAAATTATAAAATAAACAAAAAAAGTAATGGAGGGATAAATTATGTGGAAAGAAATACCGGAAAAAGTTTCACAAGAAAAATTAACCTTTGATGCAAGAGAAATTGAACCAATTTTAGCAGGTCCATCATTAAAATTACCACCATATGAACCAGAAATGGCAAAATTAAAAGATGGTAGTTATTTATACATTAGACCATTGAAAAAAGATGAAGTTCCAAAATTATTACCTTTTATAAAAAAATTATTAGATGTTGATCATGATTTTTATGATATTGTTGGTGTTAGAGTTTATGGAGAATTATTAGGATGGTATAGAGACAGACTAAAAGATCCATATTTCATGATTGGAACAATTAATGGTAAATTAGCAGGTTTTGCAAATGCTAGAGTTATGAATAATGGTATTCATATTAGTCTTCACTCAATGGCTTATATTAGAGGATTAAGAGTTGGAGCTATTATGTATTATGCCAAAGCAAAATATGCATTTGAAAAATTAGGTGCAAAAGAATGGTGGTCAACATTTGAAAGTTATAATGGTTGGAAAAGATGGGGTTTAGGTATGGCTCAACCATCATATCCATGGCCTGATGTACAACACGAATTAGGTGGTGCAAAAGTATATTATATTACAAGAGAATACTGGGATCTTTCTGTTAAAGAATACTTAAAACAATTAGTAAAAACGGATTTAGAAAAACCAACACAAGAAGTAATTGATGCTAATAAAGAATTAATTATTCCAGACAGTCCCGTTGTTTAAATAAACTGGGTAGGTCCTATGACCTACCCTAATTTTTTATAATTCGCAAATATTTAAAACAAAATTTTCAATCCAACAATCAAAAAAAATTTTACATAGTACTGTTTATTTTA containing:
- a CDS encoding N-acetyltransferase; its protein translation is MWKEIPEKVSQEKLTFDAREIEPILAGPSLKLPPYEPEMAKLKDGSYLYIRPLKKDEVPKLLPFIKKLLDVDHDFYDIVGVRVYGELLGWYRDRLKDPYFMIGTINGKLAGFANARVMNNGIHISLHSMAYIRGLRVGAIMYYAKAKYAFEKLGAKEWWSTFESYNGWKRWGLGMAQPSYPWPDVQHELGGAKVYYITREYWDLSVKEYLKQLVKTDLEKPTQEVIDANKELIIPDSPVV
- a CDS encoding cyclase family protein — translated: MAGIKVYDLTQKIGITTPPWPGYEPMKLWYFKRMMLQKVNGQIVQTSMHNGTHLDGQRHFMTGGRDIASLPLDGYLFSEGVILDISKEVGDFDIYTPETLLKVAKENNLEIKKGDIIIINTGYHKYAWDQPEANENKYYYFHPGPDQRFADWLKEMEIKWVGVDCGSADHPMNTILRDYRPEFAAMADKHFREKYGKPLDEYFTDETYQLMHIDLFPHLILHAENIGGDIDKVLNRRMYIGIFPWKLVDGESSISRVAAFEIEE